One genomic region from Terriglobus aquaticus encodes:
- a CDS encoding lipopolysaccharide biosynthesis protein, producing the protein MIGGAAVAEATVSEPLLGPGVAIGAVQPAAAMPAVPALSAATKQHWVEGTAALTTALMVERGTGLLANVLAARLGGAAVFGSYSLAISTANNVSTYAAGGIGATATRFSGKYPHSSHEYGSLARALAVVALVSAAMATAALWAGAVPLAHLLQKPGLAGLLRWASLSAAGMIVLECARGFFVGQRRVAALLLLSVLVGAGLLLALPMAARQGSAARMVLLQAGVCFAAVAVCLLLNRTLALRGKVSRRGRLCTMLREVWGFGTVQLSGMVAANLAGWWLTTLIARSDRTLVQVGFFAIASQMRNLAGVVPGLLTEGSYAVMAAPEEMDSAAQQRSQHRVMALASFASSAVGLGIACVGIVIAPWALRLLYGRTYVSAQGALAVALALAVAHMSNAPASARLTIVDIRWAGLINTAWAVCVGAAATLLLFHGGGAWQGLAILLAAHLISATLVLTSLQRKDHVPAGMRTAYYLGSLGASVLAGLALLRAWQPRYTGPLTVCMILLAAMQLLWLAALGKRHHWIPSRSALLEVRDRVFRIRQKERAHV; encoded by the coding sequence ATGATCGGCGGCGCAGCGGTAGCGGAGGCAACGGTCAGCGAGCCGTTGTTGGGTCCGGGCGTGGCGATCGGCGCTGTGCAACCGGCGGCTGCCATGCCGGCAGTGCCCGCGCTGTCGGCAGCTACCAAGCAGCACTGGGTAGAAGGCACAGCAGCTCTGACCACCGCCTTGATGGTCGAGCGCGGAACCGGTCTGCTAGCCAACGTGTTGGCGGCACGCCTGGGCGGCGCGGCGGTGTTCGGTTCGTACTCGCTGGCGATCAGCACAGCGAATAACGTGAGCACCTATGCGGCGGGCGGCATAGGTGCCACCGCGACGCGTTTCTCCGGCAAATATCCCCATAGCTCGCACGAGTACGGATCGCTCGCTCGCGCGCTGGCGGTTGTGGCGCTGGTTTCGGCCGCGATGGCGACCGCTGCATTGTGGGCGGGCGCGGTGCCGTTGGCACACCTGTTGCAAAAGCCCGGCCTTGCGGGGCTGTTGCGGTGGGCTTCGTTGTCTGCCGCGGGCATGATTGTTCTGGAGTGCGCGCGGGGTTTCTTTGTAGGCCAGCGGCGTGTGGCCGCGCTGCTGCTGCTGTCGGTACTGGTAGGGGCAGGCCTTCTGTTGGCTCTGCCGATGGCTGCGCGGCAGGGCAGCGCTGCACGCATGGTGCTGTTGCAGGCAGGTGTATGTTTCGCGGCGGTTGCCGTGTGCCTCTTGCTGAACAGAACGCTCGCTTTGCGTGGCAAAGTGAGCCGGCGAGGCCGGCTATGCACTATGCTGCGGGAGGTGTGGGGCTTCGGCACGGTGCAGCTTTCCGGCATGGTCGCGGCGAACCTGGCGGGCTGGTGGCTGACTACGCTGATCGCGCGCTCGGACCGCACTCTGGTGCAGGTGGGGTTCTTCGCCATTGCCAGCCAGATGCGCAACCTGGCAGGCGTGGTGCCGGGCCTGCTCACCGAGGGCAGCTATGCCGTGATGGCTGCGCCGGAAGAGATGGATTCTGCGGCGCAGCAGCGATCACAGCATCGCGTCATGGCGCTGGCCAGCTTCGCTTCCAGTGCGGTCGGGCTCGGCATCGCGTGTGTTGGAATTGTGATCGCTCCGTGGGCGCTCCGGCTGTTGTATGGCCGCACGTATGTTTCCGCGCAGGGTGCGTTGGCGGTGGCGCTGGCCTTGGCGGTGGCACACATGAGCAACGCTCCCGCTTCGGCGCGGCTGACCATTGTGGACATTCGGTGGGCCGGCCTGATCAACACGGCTTGGGCGGTGTGCGTGGGAGCTGCTGCGACGCTGCTGCTCTTCCATGGAGGCGGAGCGTGGCAAGGCTTGGCGATCCTGCTGGCGGCGCACCTGATTTCGGCCACGCTGGTTCTCACTTCGCTGCAGCGCAAGGATCATGTTCCAGCGGGGATGCGTACCGCGTATTATCTCGGGTCTCTTGGCGCCAGCGTTCTAGCAGGCTTGGCGCTGCTTCGCGCGTGGCAGCCGCGGTACACCGGTCCGCTCACGGTTTGCATGATCCTGCTGGCGGCAATGCAACTGTTATGGCTGGCGGCACTAGGCAAACGGCATCACTGGATTCCATCCCGGTCGGCACTGCTGGAAGTGCGGGATCGCGTGTTTCGCATCCGGCAGAAGGAGCGCGCGCATGTTTGA
- a CDS encoding GumC family protein: MGEIITSESNHVVLSPTSRIRDAAPARAIPVPSADPKSSLLMEYVQVLRRHWMAILSCAVAGCVVALALSLLQRPLYRTRASVDIEGLNGDFMNMRAVARTDGSTAEPNEVKQQTEIKLLQSDTLIDSTIQSLLAQGESVTPTNSDVLQRTAQRLHVPGHSQLRFEDVVRDTSKRVKVKPLGMTRLVELSCESTRPDIAARFCNQMIREFETEDIETRAEEAQKTSAWLTRQLADVKAKAEESQRKLQAAVGGNGLMLSQETSSTGEERLRELQEELVKAQADRMQREANIAVAHTAAIDSLPGVQDSPTYRQYETRLAELRGKLAEIVPPLTEQNPKVIHLRSQIQEAEEGLAASRSSSTSRESSELTAAQHRENLLRAAYNAQLATVSTDLQKAAQVSLLRRELESEQQLYQTMLQRAKEAGFASAMQGSTVRIVDPARPSLNPASPNRTADGAAGFALAGVLGAGMFLYRDRTRRVFRLPGETQALLQVQELGVIPHATRTTVAGTRPSYGLVPSLRTADTAMPQVGEAVALTRWEDRSSITAEAYRSTGFSLLLADAQKKSKVYAVSSASDGEGKTTVVSNLGVALSRTRLRILLIDGDLRKPRLHASFGMRMDFGLRNLLRGEIDVTEAAPGSLYRQTPIHNLSIIPAGGGSEDSVELLHSPNVEKLLNRLRTEFDIILVDTPPMLHMADARVLAVRCDGGILVVRAHETDVDQAQAARDIFDSDGIPIVGTILNSFTPTREGLRDYYKSYERYQGDEDGSKVAAA; the protein is encoded by the coding sequence ATGGGCGAGATCATTACCTCAGAATCCAATCACGTTGTTCTGTCGCCCACGTCGCGGATCCGCGACGCCGCACCGGCACGCGCAATCCCGGTACCCTCGGCAGATCCTAAGTCGAGCCTTCTGATGGAGTACGTGCAGGTGCTGCGTCGCCACTGGATGGCGATTCTCAGCTGCGCAGTCGCCGGGTGCGTGGTGGCGCTCGCGCTTTCGCTTCTGCAGCGGCCGCTCTACCGCACACGCGCATCGGTCGACATCGAGGGATTGAACGGCGACTTTATGAACATGCGTGCCGTGGCGCGCACGGATGGAAGCACCGCTGAGCCGAATGAGGTGAAGCAGCAGACGGAGATCAAGCTGCTGCAGAGCGACACGCTGATCGACAGCACCATTCAGAGTCTGCTCGCGCAGGGTGAGAGTGTCACGCCAACCAACTCCGATGTGCTGCAACGAACGGCGCAGCGCCTGCACGTACCTGGACATTCGCAACTGCGGTTTGAAGATGTGGTTCGCGACACCTCCAAACGGGTCAAGGTGAAGCCGCTGGGCATGACGCGATTGGTCGAGCTCTCCTGTGAATCCACCCGGCCCGATATTGCTGCGCGTTTCTGCAACCAGATGATCCGCGAATTCGAGACCGAAGACATCGAGACCCGGGCCGAGGAGGCACAGAAGACCAGCGCGTGGCTGACCCGTCAACTGGCTGACGTGAAAGCAAAGGCAGAGGAATCGCAACGCAAGCTGCAAGCAGCCGTGGGCGGCAACGGCCTGATGTTAAGCCAGGAGACTTCCAGCACAGGTGAAGAGCGGCTGCGCGAGCTGCAAGAGGAGCTGGTCAAGGCGCAGGCAGATCGTATGCAGCGCGAAGCGAACATCGCGGTTGCACACACGGCAGCCATCGACAGCCTGCCCGGCGTGCAGGACAGCCCTACCTATCGGCAATACGAAACGCGCTTGGCAGAGCTGCGCGGAAAGCTGGCGGAGATCGTTCCGCCCTTGACCGAACAGAATCCGAAGGTGATTCATTTGCGGTCGCAGATCCAGGAAGCGGAGGAAGGCCTTGCGGCGTCGCGGTCCAGCAGCACCAGCCGCGAAAGCAGCGAGCTGACCGCGGCACAGCATCGGGAGAACCTGCTGAGGGCCGCCTACAACGCACAACTCGCGACGGTTTCGACAGACCTGCAAAAGGCTGCGCAAGTGAGCCTGCTGCGGCGGGAGCTCGAGAGCGAGCAGCAGTTGTACCAGACCATGCTGCAGCGCGCGAAAGAGGCAGGTTTCGCTTCGGCGATGCAGGGCTCTACGGTGCGTATCGTGGATCCGGCGCGCCCGTCCTTAAATCCTGCTTCGCCGAACCGTACCGCAGATGGAGCAGCCGGGTTCGCCTTGGCGGGTGTGTTGGGCGCGGGCATGTTTCTGTACCGAGACCGGACACGCCGCGTGTTCCGGTTGCCGGGCGAAACCCAGGCCCTGCTGCAGGTGCAGGAACTGGGCGTGATTCCGCACGCGACGCGGACCACGGTGGCGGGAACGCGCCCGTCGTACGGCCTAGTGCCATCGCTGCGCACTGCGGACACAGCTATGCCGCAGGTGGGCGAAGCGGTCGCGCTGACACGATGGGAGGACCGCTCGTCCATCACCGCGGAGGCTTACCGCAGCACGGGATTCTCGCTGCTGCTGGCGGACGCACAGAAGAAGAGCAAGGTCTACGCGGTGTCCAGCGCAAGCGATGGTGAAGGAAAAACGACCGTGGTGTCGAACCTGGGCGTTGCGTTGAGTCGCACACGGCTGCGCATTCTGCTGATCGATGGCGATCTGCGTAAGCCCAGGTTGCACGCGTCCTTCGGCATGCGCATGGACTTTGGTCTGCGGAACCTCTTGCGCGGCGAGATCGATGTTACGGAGGCCGCGCCAGGAAGTTTGTACCGGCAAACACCGATCCACAATCTCTCGATCATTCCGGCGGGCGGCGGCTCGGAAGACAGCGTGGAGCTGTTGCACTCGCCCAATGTGGAGAAGCTGCTGAACCGGCTAAGGACTGAATTTGACATCATCCTGGTCGACACGCCGCCGATGCTGCACATGGCCGATGCGCGCGTGCTTGCGGTCCGTTGCGACGGAGGCATCTTGGTGGTACGCGCGCATGAAACTGATGTGGATCAAGCGCAGGCGGCTCGCGACATCTTCGACAGCGACGGCATCCCGATCGTGGGCACCATCCTGAATAGCTTTACGCCGACGCGCGAAGGTCTTCGTGACTATTACAAGTCCTACGAGCGCTATCAAGGTGACGAGGACGGCAGCAAGGTGGCGGCCGCATGA
- a CDS encoding polysaccharide biosynthesis/export family protein yields MAQPALQRRDAPEPEVALGSGDQIVLRVSELDELPKEPIRIDPNGNLDLPMIGTTHVAGMTATEIKAKLTAAYSKYIQSPEVTLNVTEYQSRPVSVLGSVAHAGVYQMQGPKRLAEVLSLAGGAAVDAGPDVVVTRKQQWGKVSAPGASTSLAGGDSSVSIPINNIMSGKVPGDNILVMPDDVIAVPRAELVYVVGNVRHAGAFALNQNSALTVAQAVSLAQGFTPDAAASHARILRRVENNATPLEIKVDANRILAGKAADQPLMANDILFIPNSAMKASSKRVIEAAIGISTGMLIYR; encoded by the coding sequence ATGGCGCAGCCGGCGCTGCAACGCCGCGATGCTCCTGAGCCCGAAGTGGCGTTAGGTTCGGGAGATCAGATTGTGCTGCGCGTGAGTGAATTGGACGAGCTGCCTAAAGAGCCGATCCGCATCGACCCGAACGGCAACCTGGATCTGCCCATGATCGGCACAACTCATGTGGCCGGTATGACCGCTACAGAGATCAAGGCAAAGCTGACCGCGGCTTATAGCAAGTACATCCAGTCGCCAGAGGTCACGCTGAACGTGACGGAGTACCAGAGCCGCCCGGTTTCGGTGCTGGGATCTGTGGCTCACGCGGGCGTGTACCAGATGCAGGGTCCGAAACGACTCGCAGAGGTGTTGTCGCTGGCGGGAGGCGCCGCGGTGGATGCGGGGCCAGATGTGGTGGTGACCCGAAAACAGCAGTGGGGTAAGGTGAGCGCGCCGGGTGCCAGTACCTCGCTCGCCGGTGGCGACAGCAGCGTTTCGATCCCGATCAACAACATCATGTCCGGGAAGGTTCCGGGCGACAACATCCTGGTGATGCCGGACGATGTGATCGCAGTGCCCCGTGCCGAATTGGTATATGTCGTCGGCAATGTTCGCCACGCCGGCGCGTTTGCGCTGAACCAGAACAGTGCGCTCACGGTGGCGCAGGCTGTGTCACTGGCCCAGGGGTTTACGCCGGATGCCGCGGCCAGCCACGCCCGCATTCTCCGACGCGTGGAGAACAATGCAACGCCGCTCGAAATCAAAGTGGACGCGAACCGCATTCTGGCTGGCAAAGCTGCGGATCAGCCACTCATGGCAAACGACATTCTGTTCATTCCGAACAGCGCGATGAAGGCTTCGTCCAAGCGGGTGATCGAAGCGGCAATCGGAATCTCGACGGGCATGCTGATTTACCGCTGA